The DNA sequence GGGTCGTGGCCGATCGTACGAGCCGCGAGCGCCGCCCACCTTCTTCAGAAATGCTGTTTCACCAGGGCGATTCGCCGCCGACCGTCCACTCGACACGCTCCCGTCGCGCGCGCCGCCGGGTCGCCGGGTCGCCGGGTCGGTGCAGTTTCGGGGAAAGTGCAGGAATCTTGGCGCGCTTTCGTGCACTTTCCCCGAAACTGCACGAAAAGGGCCCGCCACCCGTCGCGGCTGCGACGGGTAGCGGGTAGCGGGCAGCGGGCAGCGGGCGGCGGGCAGCGGGCGGCGGGTAGCGGGCGGCGGGCGGCGGGCGGCGGGCGGCGGGCGGCGGGCGGCGGGCGGCGGGTGGCGGGTCAGGAGCGGGAGGCGGCCAGCTCCGGTTCGGGAGCCGGGACCGGAACGGCGGTGCGGGACTCGTCCAGGCGCACCAGCACCACTCCGGCCAGGATCAGCACCCCGCCGAGCAGCTGGAGGCGCGTGGGCAGCTCGTCCAGCAGCAGCCAGGCGAACAGCACCGCGAACAGGACCTCGGTCAGCCCGGCGAAGGAGGACATCCGCGCGCCCAGGATCCGCGCGGCACCGATGCCGCACAGGTACGACACCACGGCGGCGACCAGGGACAGCCCGGCGACCGGCAGCAACCAGCTCACCTGGTGCCCCGCGAACTCCACCGCACCGAAGGAGGCGTGCAGCGGGAGCAGCCCGACCGCGCCGAGCAGCACCAGCATGACCGCGCCGACGGACATGCCGCCGCTGGCCATGGCGACCGAGGGCAGCTGCTCGTCGACCCGCGCCGACAGCACGTAGTACGCGGCCAGGCCGACGGCGGCGGCCAGGCCCCACAGCACGCCGACCGGCTCGAAGCGGCCGCCGGTGAGGTCCAGGATCAGCACCAGCCCGGCCACGGCTGCCACGGCCCCGAGCGCGGTCAGCCGGCCCGGCCGCTGGCCGTGCACGGCCCACATCCAGAACACCACCAGGATGATGCCGAGGTACTCCAGCAGCAGCGCGACGCCGACCGGCAGGTAGCGCACCGCGTTGAAGAAGCCGACCTGGGCGCCGCCGACGGCGAGCAGGCCGTACACGGTGACGGAGGTGGCGCTGCGGCGCAGCACGTGCCACTTGCCGCGCAGCGCGAGCAGGGTCGGCACGACCAGCACCAGGGCGGCGACGCCGACGCGCATGGCCACGGCGGCCGTCGCCGACCAGCCCGCGTCGAGCAGGGAGTGGGCGAACGAGCCCGACGTGGCGAAGGAGGCCGCCGAGATCACGGCGAGCCCTAGGCCGAGACCGGTGGAATTCTGGGTACGCATGGACGTCTGCATGAGTGTCACCTCGATCGGGCCGCACGTAATGAGCAAAGTGCGGCTATGCTGATGACACTACGCCGGAAGGTTGAAAGGAGTCAAGGTGCTTTTCGCTCATGACACCGAGGTGGCGTTGATCGCGGCGGCGGCGCTGGTCAACACCGCCACGGACACCGAGGAGCTGCCGGACCTGGCCGCGCTGGAGGCCTTCCTCGACACGCACGGGTTCACCGGCGTACGCGAGCACACCGCCGCCGAGTTGGCCTCGGTCCAGCAGTTGCGGCCCCGGCTGCGCCGGATCTGGGAGGTCGGCGAGGACGAGACCGTGGCGATCGTCAACGGGATGCTGCGCGAGTACGACGCCCTCCCCCAACTGGTCCGGCACGACTCCTGGCCGTACCACCTGCACGCCACGCCCGCCGACGCGCCGCTGGTCGCCCGGCTCGCGGTAGAGGCGGCGATGGCCTTCGTCGACGTGGTCCGCAGCGGCGAACTCGGGCGCCTGCGCGTCTGCGAGCTGCCCGGCTGCGGCAACGTGGTGGTGGACCTGTCGAAGAACCGGTCGAAGCGCTTCTGCGACACCGGCTGCGGCAACCGCGCCGCCGTCAGCGCGTACCGCGCCCGCAAGGCCGCCGCCCGGACGTGATCTATCCCGCACCTGCCCGGGACGCACCCTGCGCGGATCTATGCTGCGCCAGGTCGCCCCGAGCCGCGGGGGCGGGAAGGGCGGGTGCCGGCAGATGACCCTCAACCTGGTCCAGGCGCTGACCGTGCTGGTCGCGGGCTTCGCCGCCGGGGCGATCAACGCCGTGGTCGGCTCGGGCACCCTCGTCACCTTCCCGGTGCTGCTCGCGCTGGGCTACCCGCCGGTCGTCGCCAACGTCTCCAACACCGTCGGGCTGGTGCCCGGCTCGCTGTCGGGCGCGTACGCGTACCGCCACGGCCTGTCCGGCCACGGCCCGCTGCTGCGGCGGCTGGGCACCGCCAGCGTGCTCGGCGCGCTGACCGGCGGCGTCCTGCTGCTCAAGCTGCCGCCCGGCGCGTTCAAGGCCATCGTCCCGGTGCTGATCGCGCTAGCCCTGGTGCTCGTCGTGGCGCAGCCGTGGCTCGCCCGGCGGCTGGCCGCCCACCAGCACGAGGACCGGGCGCGGGCGAGCTGGCCGCTGCTGCTGGGCGTCTTCGGCGCCGGCGTGTACGGCGGCTACTTCGGCGCCGCCCAGGGCGTGCTGCTGCTGGGGCTGCTCGGGACGCTGCTCTCCACCGACCTGCAGTGGGTCAACGGGATCAAGAACGTGCTCGCCGCCCTGGTCAACGGCGTCGCCGCGATCCTGTTCATCGCGCTGGGCATGGTCGCCTGGCCGCCCGCGATCCTGCTGGCCCTCGGCTCGGTCGTCGGCGGGCTGGTCGGCGGCCGCTGGGGCAGGCGCCTGCCCCCGGCCGTACTGCGCGCGTTCATCGTCGTGATCGGCCTGGCCGCCCTGGTCAAGCTGCTCGTCTAGCGCGGTCCCGCCGGTGCCCGGCACCGGCGGGACCGGCCGGTCACGCCATCGTCTTGAGGTATTCCTCCAGGGCCCGGTAGGAGTCGCGGGCGCCGTGCTCCATGCCGGAGGCGACCATGCCGTCGCGGTCCTCCCGGTTGGCGAAGGTGGAGGTGCCGGTCAGGACGGTCCGGCCGTCCTTGAACGCGAACTCCAGCCGCTCCACCGAGATGTGCCCCGGCAGGCCCTCCCACTCGAACGTCTGCACGATCAGCTCGTACGGCACGATCTCGCGGACCTCGCCCCGGAAGGCCCACCGCTCGCCGTCGGGGCCGTGCTCGACGAAGCGCCATGTGCCGCCCGGCCGGAAGTCGAGCTCCGCGTCGCACTCGTGGCCGCGCGCCCACCAGTGCTTGAGGTGCTCGACCTTCGTGTGCGCCTCCCACACCAGCTCCAGCGGCGCGTCGAACGAGCGGGTCATGACGATCTCCAGGTCGCCCTGCACCTTGACGTCCAGGTCCATCTCTCAGTCCTCCTGTGTCGGCGAAGCCTTGCCCTGAAGGGTCCGCAGGTAGTCGTCCAAGCTGTCGTAACGCGCTTCCCAGAAGCGCCGGTAGCGGTCGGCCCAGGCCGCGACGTCGCGCAGCGGTGCGGCCTCCAGGCGGCACGGGCGCCACTGGGCGTCCTTGCCGCGGGTGATCAGCCCGGCCTGCTCCAGCACCTTCAGGTGCTTGGAGACCGCCTGCAGGCTGATCGGGAACGGCTCGGCGAGCTGGTTGACCGTCGCCTCCCCCTCGGCCAGCCGGGCCAGGATCGCCCTGCGGGTGGGGTCGGCCAGCGCCGCGAAGACCGCGCTGAGCTGATCCAAGCCCGTCCTCCTTATTCAACCGCTCGGTTGTTTAACCAACGAGTTGAGTATGCACCTCACGGCCTATGCCCGCAAGCGGGTCAGCAGAACGATCACCGATCCGGCATGCTCTGCGGCATGGCGGAGCACCACGTCCACACCAACGGCGTGCGCACCTGGTACGCCGAGCGCGGCAGCGGAGACCCGGTGGTGCTGCTGCACGGAGCACTGATCGACTCGCGCTGCTTCGACGGCAACCTGGCCGCGCTGGCCGACCGGTTCACGCTGTACCTGCCCGAGCGGCGCGGGCACGGGCACACCGCCGACCCCGGCGGCCCGATCACCCCACAGCTCATGGCACAGGACACCGCCGCGTTCCTGGAGCAGGTCACCGGGCGGGTGCGGCTGGTCGGGCACAGCGCGGGCGCGGTGGTGGCGCTGATGACCGCGATCGCGCGGCCCGACCTGGTCGACCGCCTGGTCCTCATCAGCGGGGCGTTCCACCGCGACGGCTGGCTGCTCCCCCCGGCCGCGGCGCGCGACATCCCGCAGGTCATCCACGACCAGCACGCCGAGGTCTCGCCCGACGGCCCCGGCCATTTCCCGGCCGTCGTCGACAAGATCGCCGCGTCGGCCGACACGCTCCTGCTGACCGGAGCGGACCTGGCCGCGGTCGGCTGCCGCACCCTGGTCATGGTCGGCGACGACGACGCGGTCTCCCTGGAGCACACGGTCGCCCTCTACCGCGGCCTGCCCGACGCCCAGCTCGCCGTCGTGCCCGGCACCTCGCACACGCTGCTGCTGGAGCAGCCCGACCTGTGCACCCGCCTGGTCGCCGACTTCCTCACCGCCGATCCGGCGCCCACCTTCATGCCGGTACGCCGCCGCGTGGACCGGATGTCGCCCCGAGGCTGAGGGCCTGCCCGGCCCGGCCTTCCGGCCGCGAGCCGCACGCCGGGGCCTCCCGCCTGGCGGGAGCCGGTGTGGATGCCCCGCAGCAGGTCGCGGGGCGGCTGCGACGATCAGCCGATGGGAATCTCGCTGCGCGCCGCCGCACCCGCCGACATCGACGCCGTGCTCGCCTTCTGGCGGACCGCCGCGATGGGCTCCGACCGCGCGGACAGCGCCACCGCGGTGACGCTGCTGCTGGACCGCGATCCGGAGGCGCTGCTGCTGGCCGTCGACGGCGACGAGATCGTGGGTTCGCTGATCGCGGGGTGGGACGGGTGGCGCTGCCATCTCTACCGGTTCGCGGTGCACCCGCAGCGCCGCCGGCAGGGCATCGGCACCGCGCTGATCGCGGCGGCCGAGCAGCGGTTCGCCGCGCTGGGCGGGCGGCGCTCGGACGC is a window from the Catellatospora sp. TT07R-123 genome containing:
- a CDS encoding sulfite exporter TauE/SafE family protein — encoded protein: MTLNLVQALTVLVAGFAAGAINAVVGSGTLVTFPVLLALGYPPVVANVSNTVGLVPGSLSGAYAYRHGLSGHGPLLRRLGTASVLGALTGGVLLLKLPPGAFKAIVPVLIALALVLVVAQPWLARRLAAHQHEDRARASWPLLLGVFGAGVYGGYFGAAQGVLLLGLLGTLLSTDLQWVNGIKNVLAALVNGVAAILFIALGMVAWPPAILLALGSVVGGLVGGRWGRRLPPAVLRAFIVVIGLAALVKLLV
- a CDS encoding helix-turn-helix transcriptional regulator; this encodes MDQLSAVFAALADPTRRAILARLAEGEATVNQLAEPFPISLQAVSKHLKVLEQAGLITRGKDAQWRPCRLEAAPLRDVAAWADRYRRFWEARYDSLDDYLRTLQGKASPTQED
- a CDS encoding alpha/beta fold hydrolase, whose product is MAEHHVHTNGVRTWYAERGSGDPVVLLHGALIDSRCFDGNLAALADRFTLYLPERRGHGHTADPGGPITPQLMAQDTAAFLEQVTGRVRLVGHSAGAVVALMTAIARPDLVDRLVLISGAFHRDGWLLPPAAARDIPQVIHDQHAEVSPDGPGHFPAVVDKIAASADTLLLTGADLAAVGCRTLVMVGDDDAVSLEHTVALYRGLPDAQLAVVPGTSHTLLLEQPDLCTRLVADFLTADPAPTFMPVRRRVDRMSPRG
- a CDS encoding SRPBCC family protein, with the translated sequence MDLDVKVQGDLEIVMTRSFDAPLELVWEAHTKVEHLKHWWARGHECDAELDFRPGGTWRFVEHGPDGERWAFRGEVREIVPYELIVQTFEWEGLPGHISVERLEFAFKDGRTVLTGTSTFANREDRDGMVASGMEHGARDSYRALEEYLKTMA
- a CDS encoding GNAT family N-acetyltransferase, whose translation is MGISLRAAAPADIDAVLAFWRTAAMGSDRADSATAVTLLLDRDPEALLLAVDGDEIVGSLIAGWDGWRCHLYRFAVHPQRRRQGIGTALIAAAEQRFAALGGRRSDAMVLVDNELGASAWTAAGYAPQPQWSRWVKPLT
- a CDS encoding DMT family transporter; the protein is MRTQNSTGLGLGLAVISAASFATSGSFAHSLLDAGWSATAAVAMRVGVAALVLVVPTLLALRGKWHVLRRSATSVTVYGLLAVGGAQVGFFNAVRYLPVGVALLLEYLGIILVVFWMWAVHGQRPGRLTALGAVAAVAGLVLILDLTGGRFEPVGVLWGLAAAVGLAAYYVLSARVDEQLPSVAMASGGMSVGAVMLVLLGAVGLLPLHASFGAVEFAGHQVSWLLPVAGLSLVAAVVSYLCGIGAARILGARMSSFAGLTEVLFAVLFAWLLLDELPTRLQLLGGVLILAGVVLVRLDESRTAVPVPAPEPELAASRS
- a CDS encoding CGNR zinc finger domain-containing protein, with protein sequence MLFAHDTEVALIAAAALVNTATDTEELPDLAALEAFLDTHGFTGVREHTAAELASVQQLRPRLRRIWEVGEDETVAIVNGMLREYDALPQLVRHDSWPYHLHATPADAPLVARLAVEAAMAFVDVVRSGELGRLRVCELPGCGNVVVDLSKNRSKRFCDTGCGNRAAVSAYRARKAAART